The following proteins are encoded in a genomic region of Neomicrococcus aestuarii:
- a CDS encoding MerR family transcriptional regulator, with amino-acid sequence MRLSNGQGLLFDNDLPDLDVTAGYRGPTACRAAGITYRQLDYWARTGLVEPTVRGAHGSGSQRLYSFRDILVLKVVKRLLDTGVSLQQIRTAVIHLRERGVEDLAQITLMSDGASVYECTNANEVIDLVQGGQGVFGIAVGRVWREVEGTLAELPSERVDDGDDAQAYPEDELSKRRAAKKSAS; translated from the coding sequence GTGCGTCTTAGCAACGGACAAGGTCTGTTGTTTGACAATGATCTTCCCGACCTAGACGTCACCGCCGGCTACCGCGGACCCACTGCGTGCCGTGCCGCAGGGATCACATACCGTCAGCTCGATTACTGGGCGCGCACCGGCTTGGTGGAGCCCACCGTCCGTGGCGCTCACGGTTCTGGATCGCAGCGGCTCTACAGCTTCCGCGACATTCTGGTCCTCAAAGTCGTCAAGCGTCTTTTGGACACCGGTGTTTCCCTCCAGCAGATTCGCACTGCAGTGATCCACTTGCGCGAACGCGGTGTGGAGGATCTTGCCCAGATCACGCTGATGAGCGACGGCGCCTCCGTCTACGAATGCACCAACGCCAACGAGGTGATCGACCTCGTCCAGGGAGGCCAGGGAGTATTCGGCATCGCTGTTGGACGAGTATGGCGCGAAGTCGAGGGCACCTTGGCTGAGCTGCCGTCAGAACGAGTCGACGACGGCGACGATGCGCAGGCTTACCCTGAGGACGAACTGTCCAAGCGTCGCGCTGCGAAGAAGTCAGCAAGCTAA
- a CDS encoding ParA family protein, protein MQVVSISSLKGGVGKTSVTLGLASAALDAGLKTLVVDLDPHADASTGLGINPTGREPIGLMLKNVRRSNLNANAVPSSWTERHQEIVRSVKESAARSQNDDAAQDPADAAASDNSSSDNSSEAFSEGRLDVAYGSAFTGIYDRPDLRLRDLKRLKTVLSRVTGYDLVLIDCPPSLNGLTRMAWYASDKVLLVAETSLFSVAGTERTMRALNMFRREFAPSIQTAGVVANKYRPESGEHQFRLKEMATMFGDALLSPVLPDIPDWQQIQGAAHAVHQWPTESARLSAVLLSELLDAVRNK, encoded by the coding sequence GTGCAGGTAGTGAGCATTTCGAGCCTCAAAGGCGGCGTCGGCAAAACTTCCGTGACACTCGGCCTGGCATCTGCTGCGCTCGATGCTGGCCTCAAGACCCTCGTTGTTGACCTCGATCCTCATGCTGATGCCAGCACCGGTTTGGGAATCAATCCCACCGGCCGCGAGCCCATTGGCCTGATGCTGAAGAACGTGCGCCGTTCCAATCTCAACGCCAACGCTGTTCCTAGCTCTTGGACTGAACGTCATCAGGAGATTGTGCGCTCAGTCAAGGAGAGCGCTGCTCGTTCGCAGAACGACGACGCAGCTCAAGACCCAGCGGACGCTGCGGCTTCGGACAACTCAAGCTCGGACAACTCAAGTGAGGCTTTTTCCGAGGGCCGTTTGGATGTTGCTTACGGTTCCGCTTTCACTGGCATCTACGATCGCCCAGATTTGCGCTTGCGCGATCTCAAGCGCCTCAAGACGGTCCTGTCACGAGTCACTGGCTACGACCTCGTGCTCATCGACTGCCCGCCATCGCTCAACGGACTTACCCGCATGGCCTGGTACGCCTCGGATAAGGTGCTCTTGGTCGCCGAGACCTCACTCTTCTCCGTAGCCGGCACCGAGCGCACCATGCGCGCGCTCAACATGTTCCGTCGCGAGTTCGCGCCATCCATTCAGACCGCCGGAGTGGTAGCTAACAAGTACCGTCCCGAGTCCGGTGAGCACCAGTTCCGCTTGAAGGAAATGGCCACCATGTTTGGCGACGCTCTTCTCTCCCCCGTACTTCCGGACATTCCAGACTGGCAGCAGATTCAGGGCGCTGCGCACGCTGTTCACCAGTGGCCCACGGAGTCCGCTCGACTCAGCGCCGTACTGCTCAGCGAACTGCTCGACGCCGTCCGCAATAAGTAA
- a CDS encoding pyruvate carboxylase gives MFSKILVANRGEIAIRAFRAAYELGSKTVAVFPYEDRNSIHRQKADEAYRIGEEGHPVRAYLDVDEIVRVAKESGADAIYPGYGFLSENPDLARAAADAGITFVGPPAEVLELAGNKVAALKAARAAGIPVLQSSEPSKDVDFLLAEADKIGFPIFVKAVAGGGGRGMRRVDTREALPENLAAAMREADTAFGDPTVFLEMAVLRPRHIEVQILADKHGNVVHLFERDCSLQRRHQKVIEIAPAPNLDENIRQALYSDAVKFAKALGYQNAGTVEFLVDTVGERAGQHVFIEMNPRIQVEHTVTEEITDVDLVASQMRIAAGESLEELGIRQDELRIRGAALQCRITTEDPQNGFRPDVGTITAYRSAGGSGVRLDGGTIYAGAEVSPHFDSMLVKLSCRGRDYKMAVARARRALAEFRIRGVSTNIPFLQNVLSDPQFIAGDVATDFIDSRPDLLEGNKSQDRGTKALQFLADVTVNKPNGDRVDGIDPRDKLPRYPGDKRAEPDRSPFDGPSTFKPADGWKQKLDELGPEGFAKALREQTAVAVTDTTFRDAHQSLLATRVRTRELLAAAPAYAHIMPQLFSMEVWGGATYDVSLRFLGEDPWKRLELLRAELPNIPLQMLLRGRNTVGYTPYPTEVTDAFVKEAAKSGIDIFRIFDALNDVSQMAPAIKAVRETGTAVAEVALCYTGNLLDPNEKLYTLDYYLNLADQIVAAGAHILAIKDMAGLLRPMAAKKLVAALRERFDLPVHLHTHDTAGGQLATLMAAVDAGVDAVDVAVASMAGTTSQVSSSALVAALANTERDTGIDLEAAASLEPYWETVRTIYKPFESGLTAPTGRVYRHEIPGGQLSNLRQQAIALGLGERFEAIEDMYTAANTMLGNVVKVTPSSKVVGDLALQLVGMNVDPAEFEANPQKFDIPDSVIQFLSGELGDPPGGWPEPFRTKALEGRTIKPHVEELSAEDSEALNGDSMLVRATLNRLLFPGPTRDYEKTVAEFGDVSVLHTRDYLYGLTKNREHVISLGKGIRLLATLQAISEPDEKGMRTVMLTLNGQMRQITVRDRSVESTVKSAEKADPSNKAHVAAPFAGAVTVTVAEGDQVAQGGTIATIEAMKMEAAITSPTGGTVKRVAISGTQPVQGGDLIVVVE, from the coding sequence ATGTTTTCCAAGATCTTGGTTGCAAACCGCGGAGAAATCGCAATCCGTGCTTTCCGTGCAGCCTACGAACTAGGATCCAAGACGGTTGCCGTCTTTCCTTATGAAGACCGAAATTCCATTCACCGCCAAAAGGCCGACGAAGCCTACCGCATTGGCGAAGAGGGACACCCGGTCCGCGCTTATCTCGATGTTGATGAGATTGTTCGCGTAGCTAAAGAATCTGGTGCAGACGCAATTTACCCGGGCTATGGATTTCTCTCCGAGAATCCGGATCTAGCCCGTGCCGCCGCTGATGCGGGAATCACCTTCGTGGGCCCACCCGCGGAAGTACTGGAGCTTGCGGGCAACAAAGTCGCTGCCCTGAAAGCCGCTCGTGCCGCCGGAATTCCTGTCCTCCAGTCCTCGGAGCCCAGCAAGGACGTAGATTTCTTGCTCGCTGAAGCGGACAAGATCGGATTCCCGATCTTCGTCAAGGCCGTCGCAGGCGGTGGCGGACGCGGTATGCGCCGTGTTGATACGCGCGAAGCGCTGCCAGAAAACTTGGCCGCTGCCATGCGTGAGGCGGACACCGCTTTCGGTGATCCCACGGTGTTCTTGGAGATGGCAGTACTGCGCCCGCGGCACATTGAAGTGCAGATTCTCGCGGACAAGCACGGCAACGTGGTGCACCTCTTCGAACGCGACTGCTCCCTGCAGCGCCGCCACCAAAAGGTCATCGAAATTGCGCCCGCGCCAAACCTGGACGAGAACATTCGCCAGGCTCTGTACTCCGATGCCGTGAAGTTTGCGAAGGCGCTGGGCTACCAGAACGCCGGAACCGTGGAATTCCTCGTGGACACCGTGGGCGAGCGCGCTGGCCAGCACGTGTTCATCGAAATGAACCCGCGTATCCAGGTTGAGCACACCGTGACCGAAGAGATCACGGACGTGGACCTCGTGGCTTCCCAGATGCGTATTGCCGCCGGCGAGTCCCTCGAAGAGCTCGGTATCCGTCAGGATGAGCTGCGCATCCGAGGCGCCGCGCTCCAGTGCCGTATCACCACCGAGGACCCACAGAACGGCTTCCGTCCGGACGTGGGAACCATCACTGCGTACCGTTCCGCTGGCGGTTCCGGGGTGCGCCTGGATGGCGGCACCATTTACGCCGGCGCCGAGGTGTCCCCGCACTTCGACTCGATGCTGGTCAAGCTGTCATGCCGCGGCCGCGACTACAAGATGGCCGTGGCCCGTGCTCGTCGCGCATTGGCCGAGTTCCGTATTCGTGGCGTGTCCACGAATATCCCGTTCTTGCAGAACGTGCTGAGCGATCCGCAGTTCATCGCGGGCGACGTCGCTACTGACTTCATTGACTCCCGTCCGGATCTTCTCGAGGGCAACAAGTCTCAGGACCGCGGCACCAAGGCGCTGCAGTTCCTCGCGGACGTCACGGTCAACAAGCCAAACGGTGACCGCGTTGACGGCATCGATCCTCGCGATAAGTTGCCTCGTTACCCCGGTGACAAACGCGCTGAGCCGGATCGCAGTCCTTTCGACGGCCCGTCCACCTTCAAGCCGGCGGACGGTTGGAAGCAGAAGCTCGACGAACTAGGGCCAGAAGGATTCGCGAAGGCCCTGCGAGAGCAGACCGCTGTGGCCGTCACGGACACCACCTTCCGCGACGCTCACCAGTCCTTGCTGGCTACCCGCGTGCGTACTCGCGAGCTCCTCGCAGCGGCCCCGGCCTACGCTCACATTATGCCGCAGCTGTTCTCGATGGAAGTCTGGGGTGGCGCTACGTATGACGTCTCCTTGCGTTTCTTGGGCGAAGACCCATGGAAGCGACTTGAGCTGCTCCGCGCCGAGTTGCCAAACATTCCGTTGCAGATGCTTCTTCGTGGCCGCAACACGGTGGGTTACACCCCGTACCCCACCGAGGTCACGGATGCTTTCGTGAAGGAAGCGGCCAAGTCCGGCATTGATATCTTCCGTATCTTCGATGCGCTTAACGATGTCAGCCAGATGGCTCCTGCGATCAAGGCTGTTCGTGAGACCGGTACCGCTGTTGCTGAAGTGGCCCTGTGCTACACCGGCAACCTGCTGGATCCGAACGAGAAGCTCTACACGCTGGACTACTACCTGAACCTTGCGGATCAGATTGTGGCTGCCGGCGCGCACATTCTTGCCATCAAGGACATGGCCGGTCTCTTGCGCCCCATGGCCGCGAAGAAGCTGGTGGCCGCGTTGCGCGAGCGCTTCGACCTTCCTGTTCACTTGCACACCCACGACACCGCGGGCGGCCAGTTGGCAACGCTCATGGCGGCAGTTGATGCTGGTGTGGATGCGGTGGACGTTGCGGTTGCTTCAATGGCTGGTACGACGTCGCAGGTCAGCTCCTCAGCGCTGGTTGCGGCACTTGCCAACACCGAACGCGATACCGGAATTGATCTAGAAGCGGCGGCTTCGCTTGAGCCGTACTGGGAGACCGTTCGAACGATTTACAAGCCGTTCGAATCCGGGCTGACCGCGCCAACGGGACGCGTGTACCGTCACGAGATTCCAGGTGGCCAGCTCTCCAACTTGCGTCAGCAAGCGATTGCGCTGGGTCTGGGCGAGCGCTTTGAAGCGATCGAAGACATGTACACGGCCGCCAACACGATGCTGGGCAACGTGGTGAAGGTGACTCCTTCCTCGAAGGTGGTGGGCGATCTCGCCCTCCAGCTCGTAGGCATGAACGTGGATCCGGCCGAGTTTGAGGCGAACCCTCAAAAGTTCGACATCCCGGACTCCGTCATTCAGTTCCTTTCCGGCGAGCTCGGCGATCCTCCAGGAGGATGGCCGGAACCGTTCCGCACGAAGGCGCTCGAGGGTCGCACCATCAAGCCGCACGTCGAAGAACTCTCGGCGGAGGATTCGGAAGCTCTCAACGGAGATTCCATGCTCGTCCGCGCAACGCTCAACCGCTTGCTTTTCCCTGGCCCAACTCGTGATTACGAGAAGACGGTGGCGGAGTTCGGCGACGTTTCGGTGCTCCACACCCGCGACTACCTGTACGGCCTGACGAAGAATCGCGAGCACGTGATTTCGTTGGGCAAGGGCATACGCTTGTTGGCTACGCTGCAGGCAATCTCAGAACCTGACGAGAAGGGCATGCGTACCGTCATGCTCACGCTCAACGGTCAGATGCGTCAGATCACCGTTCGCGACCGCTCGGTGGAATCCACTGTGAAGTCCGCGGAGAAGGCTGATCCAAGCAACAAGGCTCACGTGGCTGCTCCGTTCGCGGGCGCTGTCACCGTCACGGTTGCTGAGGGCGATCAGGTGGCTCAGGGCGGAACGATCGCCACTATCGAAGCGATGAAGATGGAAGCTGCCATCACAAGCCCTACCGGCGGCACCGTCAAGCGCGTTGCGATTTCCGGCACACAACCGGTACAGGGTGGCGACTTGATCGTGGTGGTCGAGTAG